In Pieris rapae chromosome 18, ilPieRapa1.1, whole genome shotgun sequence, one genomic interval encodes:
- the LOC110991618 gene encoding inhibin beta B chain: MNRAIVFFVLVSLSITWGEMGTCGNCAKGDLSITELTEARIQFIKQQILKKLRLSKKPAVAVPVNSLPMPVAQGQTLSHGTDKPPEFDDYYGRTEQKIIFPVEGECLTSGRYPFTCLQFELPPDVEPEEVTVVELWFYKERDPFDEYNQTFVISEAAHWDSQQQFKKTKPIAIKETDIGEGWVRVELAWAVRVWLEGRERLHTLHVACRTCQLRRAPLSFHEKHRPFLVLYTKYAGKRRQGRALECGSNTSECCREPLYVSFRELGWDDWIIRPAGYHAYFCKGSCLPISAVTKADSYHHNIIRKYFYSVSNDKRAEFKPCCAPTTFSSLQLLYMDSNNTVTQKTLPNMVVESCGCM, from the exons ATGAACCGTGCAATCGTGTTTTTTGTTCTAGTTAGCTTAAGCATAACGTGGGGGGAGATGGGGACGTGTGGGAACTGTGCGAAAGGGGACCTAAGTATCACTGAACTGACGGAGGCGAGAATCCAGTTCATCAAGCAACAGATTCTTAAGAAACTGAGGCTCAGTAAGAAGCCAGCTGTGGCTGTGCCGGTGAATAGTCTACCGATGCCGGTTGCCCAGGGCCAGACGTTAAGCCATGGTACTGATAAACCGCCAGAATTTGATGATTATTATGGCAGAACAGAACAGAAGATTATATTCCCAGTTGAAG GGGAGTGTCTTACTTCCGGCCGATATCCGTTCACCTGCTTACAATTCGAACTTCCGCCGGATGTGGAACCAGAAGAAGTTACCGTTGTTGAACTATGGTTTTATAAG GAACGTGATCCCTTTGACGAATACAACCAGACCTTTGTAATATCGGAGGCAGCTCATTGGGATAGTCAGCAGCAATTCAAAAAGACAAAGCCGATCGCCATCAAAGAGACTGATATTGGTGAGGGCTGGGTGCGTGTGGAACTGGCTTGGGCAGTCAGGGTCTGGTTGGAGGGACGAGAGAGGCTCCATACGTTGCATGTTGCGTGCAGAACTTGTCAG TTGCGCCGAGCGCCGCTCTCCTTCCACGAGAAACATCGCCCATTCTTAGTCCTATATACTAAATACGCTGGTAAGCGACGCCAGGGGCGCGCCCTAGAGTGTGGGTCTAATACCAGTGAGTGTTGCCGGGAACCCCTATACGTCAGCTTTCGGGAACTGGGTTGGGATGATTGGATCATACGACCAGCTGGGTACCATGCTTACTTCTGCAAAGGCTCGTGTTTACCAATTTCTGCTGTGACTAAAGCGGATAGTTatcatcataatattattagg aAATACTTTTATTCAGTATCGAATGATAAAAGGGCAGAGTTCAAGCCATGCTGTGCCCCAACCACGTTTAGTTCGTTACAATTACTCTACATGGATTCAAATAACACTGTGACGCAGAAGACGCTTCCTAATATGGTGGTCGAATCTTGTGGGTGTATGTGA